The following coding sequences lie in one Schistocerca serialis cubense isolate TAMUIC-IGC-003099 chromosome 12, iqSchSeri2.2, whole genome shotgun sequence genomic window:
- the LOC126427915 gene encoding 60S ribosome subunit biogenesis protein NIP7 homolog, whose amino-acid sequence MKHLSDDRMKLVFEKLAKYIGANVKLLIDRPDGTYVFREQKDRVYYVSERVLSLASNVAPDHLISVGTCFGKFTKSGKFRLHITALQYLAPYAQYKIWVKPSGEQQFLYGHNVLKSGLGRITENTPKYQGVIVLSMNDMPLGFGAAAKATAECKHADPMAVVCFHQADIGEYIRSEDTLI is encoded by the exons atgaagcatttaagTGACGATCGAATGAAACTGGTTTTCGAAAAATTAGCAAAATA TATCGGTGCTAATGTGAAACTCCTGATAGACAGGCCAGATGGAACATATGTGTTCAGGGAGCAGAAAGACCGAGTGTACTACGTTTCGGAGAGAGTTTTAAGTTTGGCGTCGAATGTCGCTCCTGACCATCTAATCAGTGTTGGAACGTGTTTCGGTAAATTCACGAAATCTGGGAAGTTTCGTCTCCATATTACAGCACTACAGTACCTCGCACCATACGCACAG TACAAGATCTGGGTGAAACCGTCAGGAGAGCAACAGTTTCTGTATGGACATAATGTCCTGAAATCTGGATTGGGGAGAATTACAGAAAATACTCCGAAGTACCAAGGAGTTATTGTACTTTCGATGAACGACATGCCACTT GGTTTTGGAGCAGCGGCAAAGGCTACAGCAGAGTGTAAACATGCAGACCCTATGGCAGTTGTATGCTTCCACCAGGCAGACATTGGAGAGTATATACGTTCAGAGGACACACTTATCTGA